From a region of the Candidatus Brocadia sp. genome:
- the eno gene encoding phosphopyruvate hydratase translates to MTTISCVKAREILDSRGNPTVEVDVILTNGTMGRAAVPSGASTGKREALELRDSDKPFRYFGKGVQTAVKNVNELITHKLEGMDAVRQVEIDNLLLALDGTKNKEKLGANAMLGVSLAVAKAAANSLCLPLYRYLGGTNAKVLPVPMMNILNGGKHADNNLDIQEFMIMPVGTDRFAEALRMGAEVFHNLRTVLKSRGYNTNVGDEGGFAPNLTTTEDAFELILEAIQKAGYTAGKDIYLALDAAASEFYKDGKYALRVEGGAKKSSEEMIDLYTRFTNKYPVCSIEDGLAEEDWDGWKKLTKNLGDKIQLVGDDIFVTNTEILTKGIEQGVANSILIKVNQIGTLTETLNAIELARMNGYSTVISHRSGETEDTTIADIAVATNAGQIKTGSLCRTDRIGKYNQLLRIEEDLSRNAIYGGKPCRMSQ, encoded by the coding sequence TTGACTACCATTAGTTGTGTTAAGGCGCGGGAGATTTTAGATTCCCGGGGAAATCCGACTGTTGAGGTGGACGTAATTTTAACGAATGGAACGATGGGGCGTGCCGCCGTGCCGTCGGGGGCCTCCACGGGAAAGCGGGAAGCGCTGGAACTCAGGGATTCAGACAAACCGTTCCGTTACTTCGGCAAAGGTGTGCAAACTGCCGTTAAAAATGTGAATGAACTTATAACCCACAAACTTGAGGGAATGGATGCTGTCAGACAGGTTGAGATTGATAATCTCTTGCTCGCCCTGGATGGAACAAAAAACAAGGAAAAACTGGGCGCGAATGCCATGCTGGGCGTTTCCCTTGCCGTTGCCAAAGCGGCGGCGAACTCCTTATGTCTCCCGCTCTACCGCTACCTTGGAGGCACAAATGCCAAGGTGCTGCCGGTTCCTATGATGAATATTCTGAATGGCGGCAAACATGCGGACAACAATCTGGATATCCAGGAGTTTATGATCATGCCCGTCGGCACAGACCGTTTTGCCGAGGCGTTGCGCATGGGTGCAGAGGTCTTTCATAACCTCCGGACGGTGCTGAAATCCCGGGGTTATAATACCAACGTGGGCGACGAAGGGGGCTTTGCCCCGAATCTCACGACAACGGAAGATGCCTTTGAACTGATTCTGGAGGCAATACAAAAAGCGGGTTACACAGCAGGCAAGGATATCTACCTGGCGCTGGATGCGGCCGCCAGTGAATTTTATAAGGACGGTAAATATGCATTGCGGGTGGAAGGCGGCGCAAAGAAGAGCAGCGAAGAAATGATCGACCTCTATACACGGTTTACCAATAAATACCCTGTGTGCAGCATAGAAGACGGCCTTGCGGAAGAGGACTGGGATGGCTGGAAAAAGCTGACAAAAAATCTGGGAGACAAAATCCAGCTGGTTGGTGATGATATCTTTGTAACAAATACCGAAATCTTAACCAAAGGGATTGAGCAGGGGGTGGCCAATTCCATCCTTATCAAGGTCAATCAGATTGGGACTCTTACCGAGACCCTGAACGCCATAGAACTGGCCCGGATGAACGGCTACTCCACCGTTATTTCACACCGCTCAGGGGAAACGGAAGATACCACCATTGCCGATATTGCTGTGGCCACGAATGCGGGACAGATTAAAACCGGTTCGCTCTGCCGGACCGATCGAATAGGCAAATATAATCAGCTCTTGCGTATTGAAGAAGACCTTTCTCGTAACGCCATTTATGGAGGCAAACCATGCAGGATGTCACAATAG